Proteins encoded within one genomic window of Nitrospina gracilis 3/211:
- the rplX gene encoding 50S ribosomal protein L24 — MAGSWLLKKDDIVMVMKGRERGKKGKVLAFYPDQDSITVEKLNLYKRHMKPSGQNKGGIVEKEGKIHYSNVLLVCDKCGKGVRVKSKKLEDGSRVRVCRKCGDAIDKI; from the coding sequence ATGGCCGGTAGCTGGTTGCTGAAAAAAGACGATATCGTGATGGTGATGAAGGGTCGCGAGCGCGGCAAGAAGGGAAAGGTCCTGGCATTCTACCCGGACCAGGACAGCATCACCGTGGAAAAGCTCAATCTCTACAAGCGCCACATGAAGCCGAGCGGGCAGAACAAGGGCGGCATCGTGGAGAAGGAAGGCAAGATTCATTACTCCAACGTGCTTTTGGTTTGCGACAAGTGCGGCAAGGGCGTGCGTGTGAAAAGCAAGAAACTGGAAGACGGAAGCCGCGTCCGCGTCTGCCGTAAATGCGGCGACGCCATCGACAAGATTTAA